In Campylobacter vulpis, a genomic segment contains:
- a CDS encoding 7-carboxy-7-deazaguanine synthase QueE — MQVVESFLSIQGEGKFAGNLAVFVRFSGCNFNCVGFNVKKQKEGKELVGCDTLRAVFTKEYQNTYSKFNARELFLRVLTLAKDFKPIVVITGGEPLIHHKKPEFLRFITLLLEAKFEVHFETNASIKIDFKKYPLYKKCIFALGIKLSNSGVSKEKRLNYKALKAFKKKAKKSFYKFVLEEKFLNKAEEEIEKILSVVKNEVYCMPLGENETKLKKNALALVNFCLKNGYNYTDRMHIRLWGDKEGV, encoded by the coding sequence ATGCAAGTTGTTGAGAGCTTTTTAAGCATACAGGGTGAGGGAAAATTTGCTGGAAATTTGGCTGTTTTTGTGCGTTTTTCTGGGTGCAATTTTAATTGTGTGGGCTTTAATGTCAAAAAGCAAAAAGAGGGCAAGGAGCTTGTGGGTTGCGATACTTTAAGGGCTGTTTTTACAAAAGAATATCAAAATACTTATAGTAAATTCAATGCAAGAGAGCTTTTTTTAAGAGTGCTGACTTTGGCTAAGGATTTTAAACCCATTGTTGTGATAACGGGCGGAGAGCCTTTAATCCATCATAAAAAGCCGGAGTTTTTGCGTTTCATTACGCTTTTATTGGAGGCGAAATTTGAGGTGCATTTTGAAACAAATGCGAGTATTAAAATCGATTTTAAAAAATATCCTTTGTATAAAAAATGTATCTTTGCACTTGGCATAAAGCTTAGTAATAGCGGAGTTTCAAAGGAAAAAAGACTAAATTATAAAGCCTTAAAAGCTTTCAAAAAAAAAGCAAAAAAAAGCTTTTACAAATTTGTTTTGGAGGAGAAATTTTTAAACAAGGCTGAAGAGGAGATTGAGAAAATTTTAAGCGTGGTAAAAAATGAGGTTTATTGTATGCCTTTGGGAGAAAATGAAACAAAGCTTAAGAAAAATGCCCTTGCTTTGGTTAATTTTTGCTTAAAAAATGGCTATAATTACACGGATAGAATGCACATTAGACTTTGGGGAGATAAAGAGGGCGTATGA
- the moaA gene encoding GTP 3',8-cyclase MoaA has translation MLIDSFGRHITYLRISVTQRCNFRCLYCMPKIPFDYVPKEELLSFEEMFVFVKELIDRGVKKIRISGGEPLLRKDLSVFIKMIKTYKNDIDLALTSNGFLLKDYAKELKNAGLERINISLDTLDSKKAKKLAQKDVLSSVLAGIEEAISCGFKVKLNTVALKGLNDDELISLLEFAKNKKMQIRFIEFMENIHAYGALRGLKKDEIIKLLSQKYTISLIKKDEFAPVSLYSANGYEFGIIDPHSDAFCKNCNRIRLSAEGLLIPCLYHEDALSIKEAMRSKDIEKALQILVKVLENKPEKNEWKLNDNQISKRAFYQTGG, from the coding sequence ATGTTAATTGATAGTTTCGGTCGTCATATTACCTATCTTCGTATTTCTGTTACGCAAAGGTGCAATTTTCGCTGTCTTTATTGTATGCCTAAAATCCCTTTTGATTATGTGCCAAAGGAAGAGCTTTTAAGCTTTGAGGAGATGTTTGTTTTTGTAAAAGAATTGATTGATAGAGGGGTGAAAAAAATTCGCATAAGTGGTGGAGAACCCTTACTTCGTAAGGATTTAAGTGTCTTTATTAAGATGATAAAAACTTATAAAAATGATATAGATTTAGCCCTAACGAGTAACGGTTTTTTGCTAAAAGACTATGCTAAAGAGCTGAAAAATGCAGGGCTTGAACGCATTAATATCTCCCTTGACACCTTAGATTCTAAAAAAGCAAAAAAACTTGCCCAAAAAGATGTTTTAAGTTCGGTTTTAGCGGGCATTGAGGAGGCGATTTCTTGCGGTTTTAAGGTGAAGCTTAATACTGTTGCACTTAAGGGCTTAAATGATGATGAGTTAATTTCTCTTTTAGAATTTGCTAAAAATAAAAAAATGCAAATTCGCTTTATAGAATTTATGGAAAATATCCACGCTTACGGAGCTTTAAGAGGACTTAAAAAAGATGAAATCATCAAACTTTTATCACAAAAATATACAATTTCTTTAATTAAAAAAGACGAATTTGCTCCCGTGAGTTTATATAGTGCAAACGGCTATGAATTTGGCATTATCGACCCGCATAGCGATGCGTTTTGTAAGAATTGCAACCGTATAAGATTAAGTGCTGAGGGACTTTTAATCCCTTGTTTGTATCACGAAGATGCACTAAGCATTAAGGAAGCAATGCGTTCAAAAGATATTGAAAAAGCCTTGCAAATTTTAGTCAAAGTGTTAGAAAATAAGCCTGAAAAAAACGAATGGAAATTAAATGATAATCAAATTTCTAAGCGTGCCTTTTATCAAACGGGGGGATAA
- a CDS encoding DUF6115 domain-containing protein — MGEELLYLVFIVILFAAIVAYMYLKDKEQSLKLSKFESVVEDMSKELHYVKKELLSRDAFDEEYNNELLRNEMQILLEKEVANKILPILKSLQGMEHIIEQFQNEQQERLLSLEQKAQSITKLTPNYDAEEQKIIDLFKEGKSIEQIAKDLRIGTGNVELVLKFKKIIK; from the coding sequence ATGGGTGAAGAATTGCTTTATTTGGTGTTTATCGTTATTTTATTTGCGGCGATTGTTGCTTATATGTATCTTAAAGACAAGGAACAAAGCCTTAAATTGTCAAAATTTGAAAGCGTTGTGGAGGATATGAGTAAGGAACTTCATTATGTTAAAAAAGAACTTTTAAGCCGCGATGCTTTTGATGAGGAGTATAATAACGAGCTTTTGAGAAATGAAATGCAAATTTTGCTAGAAAAAGAGGTCGCGAATAAAATTTTACCGATTTTAAAAAGTTTGCAAGGTATGGAGCATATCATTGAGCAGTTTCAAAATGAACAGCAAGAAAGGCTTTTAAGCTTAGAACAAAAGGCACAAAGCATCACAAAGCTTACGCCAAATTATGATGCCGAAGAGCAAAAAATCATTGATTTGTTTAAAGAGGGCAAGAGCATAGAGCAAATTGCTAAAGATTTAAGAATAGGCACGGGTAATGTCGAGCTAGTCTTGAAATTTAAAAAGATTATAAAATAA